The stretch of DNA GGTAGAACGACGCGACCAGGTCTTTATTACCTTTCGGTCTCCGGTACTCTGCTGTTTCAGTATTTTATCCAGCAGTGATTGGTCAATGAAATATCCTTTTTTTAGTGAACGAGGCACTTTTTATCTCCTACTTATTTCTCGTTTCTTCTTCTTAATATATATTGATTTGTCCGATGATTTTTCTTGCGGGTCTTATATCCTTTCGTCGGTTTTCCCCATGGAGTTACGGGATGTCTACCACCGCGAGTCCGTCCACCCAACGGATGGTCTACAGGGTTCATTACTTCTCCGCGGACCTTGGGTCGGCGACTTAACCAGCGGGTACGACCTGCTTTACCCAGACTAATATTAATATGTTCTTCGTTCCCGACCACTCCGATAGTTGCCCGACAATTACTTAAAACTTTCCTCATCTCGCCGGAGGGCATACGCAACACAACAAACCTTCCCTCTTTTGCGAGTATCTGGCAACTGTTTCCTGCGGAGCGGGCTAATTGTCCGCCTTTGCCCGGAGTAAGTTCCACATTGTGGACCATAGTTCCTAACGGGATTTTTATGAGAGGAAGGCAATTCCCTACTTCAAAATCAACATTCTCGCCACTCATTATCGTCTGTCCAACACTCAAACCTTGAGGAGCCAGAATATATCTCTTTTCCCCATCTACATAAGTAATAAGAGCGATGTTTGCAGAACGCATGGGATCATAT from Candidatus Hydrogenedens sp. encodes:
- the rplB gene encoding 50S ribosomal protein L2, with product MPVKRFKPYTPSRRHMTVADFSTLTKKEPEKSLVISFKQKAGRNNLGRITVRRRGGGHKRLYRVIDFRRDKDGIPGKVTAIEYDPMRSANIALITYVDGEKRYILAPQGLSVGQTIMSGENVDFEVGNCLPLIKIPLGTMVHNVELTPGKGGQLARSAGNSCQILAKEGRFVVLRMPSGEMRKVLSNCRATIGVVGNEEHINISLGKAGRTRWLSRRPKVRGEVMNPVDHPLGGRTRGGRHPVTPWGKPTKGYKTRKKNHRTNQYILRRRNEK